The genomic stretch GGATACCCCTCCATTGCTCATAAGGTGTAGGGTCAGATGCCATCTCTTGCACCATTTCTGTCCATGTCTGCGGTCTAAAGCCAGTTTCTTTGCGGAAACGGCTGCTATCCAGAGAACGATCGATTTGCACATTAGGGTAGGGCTCGACCTCGACGTTAACCTTGAATGCGCCACGTAATAGACAAAGCAGGTCATACTTATTGATTGGCTCAGACGAGACCTGATAGACCCCCTGTAATTGCGGGTTCTTCTCAAGGATATCGGCAATGATTCTAGCCAATGCTAAAGTGGTAAAACCGGAATAAATGGCTCGAGTATAACCGCGAACTCTACCTCCCTGGTTACTCAGGAACCATTCTACCAGCCCATTAGAAGTCCGCAGCTCCCGTCCGATGATGGACGTACGCAAAGTTAGGCACGCAGCTCCGCTAACCTCCCCAAGGAACTTGGTCCTCCCGTAGAGGTCTTCCGCATCTGAGGGGTCCTCCTCTGTATACATTCCCTTGCGGCCAGAGAACACGCAGTCACTGCTAATGTGGATTAGCCGGACACCGCTAGCCTGGCAAAGAGCAGCTAGCCGGTGGGGGAAAAGAGAGTTGATGGTCAGGCTGATAATCGGGTCCTGCGCCATTGGCAGTTGCTTTATGATGCCGATACAATTGATAACCGCTTCGGGACGTAGCGCAGCAAAAGCTCGAACGACGGAATCAAAGTCGAATACATCGACACCGCCCATGAAACGATCGGGATCAAAAAGGCCATAACGAGCATATTCACCGTAACTTGCCCGAGCAACAGCCCAAGTATCAAATCGTTCCCTATAGACCTGCCAAAGCTTGTGCCCCAACATACCTGTGGCGCCGAGGATAACAACTCGCATTTCTATATCAACTCCTTCTTGACCCACGCCATATACTCTGCTAGACCATCCCGTAGACTTATAGTCGGCTCATAGCCCAAGACGCGTCGCGCTGCCGAAATGTCTGCCAAACTATGGCGCACATCGCCTTTCCGAGGAGGGCCGTATTCTACCTTCGGTTGAATGTGACCGGCTTCAGCCATAAGGCGTGCTAATTCGTTAATCGTAACGGCCGTCCCGCTCCCGATGTTGAAAGCACCAGAAACTCCCCTGACCATCGCGGCTTTATAGTTAGCCATTGCCACATCCCGCACATTCACGAAATCCCGGGTCTGTTCGCCGTCGCCAAAGATGGTAATGGGGCGTCCATGTAGCATCCGGTGTGCGAAGATCGGGATGACGTTACCATAAGCATCGTAGCGCTGATTGATCCCGTATACGTTGAAATAGCGCAGACAGATAGCTTCTAGCCCATATAACTTGGCATATACAAGACAGAGTTTCTCCGCCGCTAGCTTACTGGTGCCGTATGGGGAATCCGGCTCAACAGGATGATCCTCCTTGATCGGCAGATACTTTAGCTCACCGAAAATCCCTGCGGAGGACGAAAACACAACTTTGCGGACACCCGCATGCCGTGCGGCCTCAAGAATGCGCAAGGTACCGATTACGTTGATTTCGGAATCCTGAATGGGATTCTCTATCGAACGCATGTTCCCCACAGATGCTGCCAAATGGAATACTACCTCAGTCCCCCGTATGGCCCGAGCTACAGCCATGTGGTCACGTATATCCCCTTGGATAAATTCAACATCCGGAAATGGATCGAGATTGTTGCGATAACCTGAGGACAGATTATCCAACACCGCAACAGAATGCCCTTCTTCATACAATAACTTGATGATATTGGAGCCAATAAACCCAGCCCCACCAGTCACTAATGCTCGCATTATCGTTGCACTTCCTCACTTTCAAATGTGCAACCGTCCTGCCCGAGTACGCGCGACTTCGGTTAACAACTCTTCATACCGATTCAACAATACCTGTCGGGTGTAGTTAGCCAGGTAGGCTGCCCGCCCCGCCTGTCCCATTGCCTCCCGCTCCGGAGGAGACATCTCATACAGCTTACGGACCGCAGCCGCGAGAGCCTCCGGGTCCTCTGGGTAGCACACCACACCCGCCCCTGCATCGCGCACAACATCGGCTGCATCACCTGACACTGCCGCCAGGATAGGACGTCCACAG from Bacillota bacterium encodes the following:
- a CDS encoding SDR family oxidoreductase, with the translated sequence MRVVILGATGMLGHKLWQVYRERFDTWAVARASYGEYARYGLFDPDRFMGGVDVFDFDSVVRAFAALRPEAVINCIGIIKQLPMAQDPIISLTINSLFPHRLAALCQASGVRLIHISSDCVFSGRKGMYTEEDPSDAEDLYGRTKFLGEVSGAACLTLRTSIIGRELRTSNGLVEWFLSNQGGRVRGYTRAIYSGFTTLALARIIADILEKNPQLQGVYQVSSEPINKYDLLCLLRGAFKVNVEVEPYPNVQIDRSLDSSRFRKETGFRPQTWTEMVQEMASDPTPYEQWRGIRESRG
- a CDS encoding SDR family oxidoreductase produces the protein MRALVTGGAGFIGSNIIKLLYEEGHSVAVLDNLSSGYRNNLDPFPDVEFIQGDIRDHMAVARAIRGTEVVFHLAASVGNMRSIENPIQDSEINVIGTLRILEAARHAGVRKVVFSSSAGIFGELKYLPIKEDHPVEPDSPYGTSKLAAEKLCLVYAKLYGLEAICLRYFNVYGINQRYDAYGNVIPIFAHRMLHGRPITIFGDGEQTRDFVNVRDVAMANYKAAMVRGVSGAFNIGSGTAVTINELARLMAEAGHIQPKVEYGPPRKGDVRHSLADISAARRVLGYEPTISLRDGLAEYMAWVKKELI